From the genome of Clostridium sp. BNL1100, one region includes:
- a CDS encoding response regulator: protein MFKILVADDEDVIRKGIIVILKRELPNIDICCYEAENGIEALKLCKEHLPQLVITDIRMPFCDGLSLIKNIKETGYSPTFIILSGYADFEYAKSAIKLGVKEYVLKPIKKQELVSMVEGYVKSLANEKQRIDEKFVRESENKKVVENVKQKLLKNLLDSTDADEAKRCLSELYDLGVRFKEKLLLCAMIQYQVNNGNKDYIDFAVKNIADEVLTQEMGEDFVITVQYESGRIVAVFEGLKREAMLLSVKQELNKICSLIRKYLLIDVFAGIGDVAYGSILLHKTFNFANEATNYKLYRTGNNVQLFSEIPMSVRHEQSDWGNLIHNLENIKNAEIINSFEKLIMLPPSLQSLSGIEQSYTQLVKTIDRQLVKYNSTRTESIIKPLPFFELWSFLQLKQEINRYLNQVHQAANEAGIDVPNKKLIVDVLQYVRENAASDINLNIVAEKFDRTSAYMSALFKKGTGMGFNEYITSIRMAMAKQMLADTSIPIGEVSSLCGYINPKYFSVVFKNTFGVSPVSYRQNSIR, encoded by the coding sequence ATGTTTAAAATATTGGTGGCAGATGATGAGGATGTTATACGAAAGGGTATAATCGTAATACTCAAAAGGGAGTTGCCAAATATTGATATTTGCTGTTATGAGGCTGAAAATGGTATAGAAGCACTTAAACTCTGTAAAGAACATTTACCTCAGCTTGTCATTACCGACATCCGTATGCCTTTCTGTGACGGACTTAGTTTAATTAAGAATATCAAGGAAACAGGGTATTCCCCAACTTTTATCATTCTTTCAGGATATGCGGATTTTGAATATGCGAAATCTGCTATAAAGTTAGGTGTTAAAGAGTATGTACTTAAGCCTATTAAAAAGCAGGAACTTGTGTCTATGGTTGAGGGTTATGTAAAAAGCTTGGCCAATGAGAAACAGAGAATTGATGAAAAATTTGTTCGTGAAAGTGAAAATAAGAAGGTCGTAGAAAATGTAAAACAAAAGCTCCTTAAGAATTTGCTGGATTCCACGGATGCTGATGAGGCAAAGAGATGTCTGTCGGAGCTTTATGATTTGGGTGTCCGCTTTAAGGAAAAGTTATTACTCTGTGCCATGATTCAATACCAGGTGAATAATGGAAACAAGGACTATATTGATTTTGCGGTAAAAAATATAGCAGATGAAGTATTGACTCAGGAAATGGGCGAGGATTTTGTAATTACAGTTCAATATGAATCAGGACGAATTGTTGCTGTATTTGAAGGTCTTAAAAGAGAGGCAATGCTCCTTTCGGTAAAACAGGAGCTAAATAAGATCTGCAGCTTAATCCGTAAGTATTTACTGATAGATGTATTTGCCGGTATTGGTGATGTGGCCTACGGCTCCATATTATTGCACAAAACCTTCAATTTTGCCAATGAGGCTACCAATTATAAATTGTATCGTACTGGCAACAATGTACAATTATTTTCGGAAATACCTATGTCAGTTAGGCATGAACAGAGTGACTGGGGTAATTTAATTCATAACCTTGAGAATATTAAAAATGCAGAAATTATTAACTCTTTTGAAAAACTAATTATGTTACCACCTTCATTACAGTCTCTGTCAGGTATTGAGCAGAGCTATACACAACTTGTTAAAACTATTGACCGTCAGCTTGTAAAGTATAACAGTACAAGAACGGAAAGTATCATTAAGCCTCTTCCGTTTTTTGAATTATGGAGTTTTTTACAGCTTAAACAGGAGATAAACAGATATCTCAACCAGGTGCACCAGGCAGCAAATGAAGCCGGTATAGATGTACCTAATAAAAAGTTAATAGTAGATGTATTGCAGTATGTCAGGGAAAATGCCGCCAGTGATATTAATTTAAATATAGTGGCTGAAAAATTTGATCGGACTTCAGCATACATGAGTGCGTTGTTCAAAAAAGGTACCGGAATGGGCTTTAATGAATATATTACAAGTATCCGTATGGCTATGGCAAAACAGATGCTTGCCGATACAAGCATCCCTATCGGCGAGGTAAGCAGTCTTTGTGGATATATAAACCCCAAATATTTTTCTGTGGTCTTCAAGAATACTTTCGGTGTAAGTCCGGTTTCTTACAGGCAAAATTCTATACGTTGA